A window of the Pseudomonas gozinkensis genome harbors these coding sequences:
- a CDS encoding acyltransferase family protein translates to MSGRFEGADGIRGLACLIVICIHASAYFFPSTGTLLAGTGKIGVWLFFVLSAFLLTSKFMKSGFGLKSTISYAVGRILRILPLFYLVVLIYYSKGWIGLETRFDIVRAITFESGYGHLWTIPAEFKFYFILPLFAYLVIEIYNRFGLYLATLGCALLVVAQQSIWPYWLTPENSVETRWYLSSFTFGIVCAIIHHSFRDKLDDQKADIIGLSIIVIIVMTFPYFRNIIFGMPIDKWLMNKYLLFSPLWMLFILVLADGKGRLGGLLKNIVFRKIGEWSYSIYLIHIMIYALVTQGRPTSFLLMVVGIIGSVLAGAVLFYCFEGPMENLRHKIQSRIFRT, encoded by the coding sequence ATGTCTGGACGATTTGAAGGGGCGGATGGGATTAGGGGGCTTGCTTGCCTGATTGTTATCTGTATTCATGCGAGCGCCTACTTTTTTCCGTCTACAGGCACACTCTTAGCGGGCACAGGCAAGATAGGGGTGTGGTTGTTTTTTGTACTGAGCGCTTTTCTTTTAACTTCTAAGTTTATGAAGTCAGGGTTTGGCCTGAAATCGACTATCAGTTATGCTGTGGGACGGATTCTTAGGATTCTACCCTTGTTTTATCTTGTCGTGCTTATTTACTATTCTAAAGGTTGGATTGGATTAGAGACTAGATTTGACATTGTTCGTGCAATTACCTTTGAGTCAGGATATGGACATTTATGGACTATACCCGCCGAGTTTAAATTTTATTTTATCCTCCCTCTATTTGCTTATCTGGTAATTGAGATTTATAACAGGTTCGGCCTTTACTTAGCTACGCTTGGTTGCGCGCTTTTAGTGGTTGCTCAACAGTCGATTTGGCCGTATTGGCTGACTCCCGAGAATTCGGTTGAAACGCGCTGGTACTTATCCAGCTTCACCTTCGGAATAGTTTGCGCGATCATCCATCATTCCTTTCGGGATAAATTGGATGATCAGAAGGCAGATATCATCGGTTTGTCGATAATTGTTATAATTGTTATGACGTTTCCATATTTCAGAAACATTATTTTTGGCATGCCGATAGATAAATGGTTAATGAACAAATATTTGTTGTTCTCCCCTTTATGGATGCTGTTTATCCTTGTTCTAGCTGACGGGAAAGGACGTTTGGGTGGCTTGCTGAAAAATATCGTTTTTAGAAAGATTGGTGAGTGGAGTTATTCAATTTATTTGATTCATATTATGATTTACGCACTAGTCACGCAGGGTCGGCCGACGAGTTTTTTGTTAATGGTTGTCGGGATTATTGGTTCCGTTTTAGCTGGGGCGGTGCTTTTTTACTGCTTCGAAGGCCCAATGGAGAATTTGAGACACAAGATTCAATCGCGAATTTTTAGAACCTGA
- a CDS encoding tail fiber assembly protein, which translates to MNGYAITDIGWRSVKVGETLSEGEAFVEVIPQWLTEKSERDEMARQQSQQLAALMAIASQTIQPLQDDFEVGAITEEDSDRLRNWKIYRSALSKTPSRPGWPETPDWALPPNNTNSKNIISS; encoded by the coding sequence ATGAACGGATACGCAATCACAGACATCGGCTGGCGCAGCGTAAAAGTGGGCGAGACCCTTTCCGAGGGTGAAGCGTTCGTTGAGGTGATTCCTCAGTGGCTGACCGAAAAGTCTGAGCGCGATGAAATGGCGCGGCAGCAATCCCAGCAACTCGCGGCGCTGATGGCTATTGCGAGCCAGACGATCCAACCCTTGCAGGACGACTTCGAAGTCGGGGCGATCACAGAGGAAGACTCCGATCGGCTGCGAAACTGGAAGATTTATCGAAGCGCGCTGAGCAAGACCCCATCCCGACCTGGTTGGCCGGAAACACCGGACTGGGCTTTGCCCCCTAATAACACCAATTCGAAAAATATTATTTCGAGCTAA
- the pgsA gene encoding CDP-diacylglycerol--glycerol-3-phosphate 3-phosphatidyltransferase: MNIPNLITVLRVLLIPIFILLFYLPYQWSYLASSSVFAFAAATDWLDGYLARRLEQSTPFGAFLDPVADKLMVAVALVLLVQEHGNLWLTLPAAVIIGREIVVSALREWMAELGARAHVAVSNLGKWKTAAQMLALVILLANPKVFSFWVFIGYSLLMVSAGLTLWSMVQYLRAAWPHLKTDVEKK; this comes from the coding sequence ATGAATATCCCTAATCTGATTACCGTTCTCCGCGTCCTGCTCATTCCGATCTTTATCCTGCTGTTCTATCTGCCTTACCAGTGGAGCTATCTGGCCTCAAGTTCGGTATTCGCCTTTGCGGCGGCGACTGACTGGCTGGATGGCTATCTCGCGCGACGCCTGGAGCAAAGCACGCCGTTTGGTGCGTTTCTGGATCCTGTCGCTGACAAGCTGATGGTGGCTGTTGCCCTGGTGTTGCTGGTGCAAGAGCATGGCAACCTTTGGCTCACACTGCCGGCCGCTGTGATCATCGGTCGCGAGATCGTTGTCTCGGCGCTGCGAGAGTGGATGGCCGAACTCGGTGCACGGGCTCATGTGGCCGTGTCGAATCTGGGCAAGTGGAAAACTGCTGCGCAAATGCTTGCACTGGTAATCCTCCTGGCCAACCCCAAGGTTTTCAGTTTCTGGGTTTTCATCGGTTACTCGTTGCTGATGGTGTCGGCAGGTCTGACCCTGTGGTCGATGGTTCAATACCTTCGCGCTGCCTGGCCACATCTGAAGACCGATGTTGAAAAGAAATAA
- the uvrC gene encoding excinuclease ABC subunit UvrC translates to MTETFDSGAFLSTVSGRPGVYRMFDSDARLLYVGKAKNLKKRLASYFRKTGLAPKTAALVGRIAQVETTITSNETEALLLEQTLIKEWRPPYNILLRDDKSYPYVFLSDGQFPRLSIHRGAKKAKGKYFGPYPSAGAIRESLSLLQKTFFVRQCEDSYYKNRTRPCLQYQIKRCKAPCVGLVEPEVYAEDVRHSVMFLEGRSHALTNELSTAMEEAAINLEFERAAELRDQIALLRRVQDQQSMEGGTGDIDVIAAFVNPGGACVHLISVRGGRVLGSKNFFPQVGIEEEVAEVMAAFLGQYFISSPERDLPSELIVNVVHEDFPALIEAIQSLRGRELTISHRVRGTRARWQQLAVTNAEQALGARLANRQHVAARFEALAEVLNLDEPPQRLECYDISHSSGEATVASCVVFGPEGAIKSDYRRYNIEGVTAGDDYAAMHQALTRRFSKLKDGEGKLPDILLVDGGKGQLSMARDVLNELAVSDLILLGVAKGATRKAGFETLYLNDAANEFTLRGDSPALHLIQQIRDEAHRFAITGHRARRGKTRRTSTLEGVAGVGPTRRRDLLKHFGGLQELSRASIEEIAKAPGISKKLAESIYANLHSE, encoded by the coding sequence ATGACTGAAACATTCGATTCGGGCGCTTTTTTATCGACCGTCAGCGGGCGCCCTGGCGTGTATCGCATGTTCGACAGCGATGCGCGTCTGCTGTACGTCGGCAAGGCCAAGAACCTCAAGAAACGCCTGGCCAGTTATTTTCGCAAGACGGGGCTGGCGCCGAAAACCGCGGCACTGGTCGGGCGTATCGCCCAGGTCGAAACCACCATCACGTCCAACGAGACAGAGGCATTGCTGCTAGAGCAAACCCTGATCAAGGAGTGGCGGCCGCCTTACAACATCCTGTTGCGCGACGATAAATCCTACCCCTATGTCTTTCTGTCTGACGGACAGTTTCCGCGCCTGAGCATTCATCGTGGGGCCAAGAAGGCCAAGGGCAAATATTTCGGTCCTTATCCGAGTGCCGGAGCGATCCGCGAAAGCCTCAGCCTTCTGCAAAAGACGTTCTTCGTGCGTCAGTGTGAGGACAGTTACTACAAGAACCGGACCCGGCCGTGCCTGCAATATCAGATCAAGCGCTGCAAGGCGCCTTGTGTCGGGCTGGTCGAACCTGAGGTTTACGCCGAGGATGTGCGTCACTCGGTGATGTTCCTCGAAGGACGCAGCCATGCGTTGACTAATGAGCTGTCGACGGCGATGGAGGAGGCTGCGATCAATCTGGAATTTGAACGTGCCGCCGAACTGCGTGACCAGATTGCGTTGCTGCGTCGGGTACAGGATCAGCAAAGCATGGAAGGCGGAACGGGTGATATCGATGTGATCGCCGCGTTCGTGAACCCGGGTGGTGCCTGCGTCCACCTGATCAGCGTGCGGGGAGGGCGGGTGCTTGGCAGCAAGAATTTCTTCCCTCAGGTTGGAATTGAGGAAGAGGTTGCCGAGGTCATGGCAGCGTTTCTGGGGCAATATTTTATCAGCAGCCCGGAGCGCGACCTGCCGAGCGAACTGATCGTAAACGTCGTGCACGAAGACTTTCCTGCGCTGATCGAGGCCATTCAGTCGTTGCGCGGGCGTGAGTTGACCATCAGTCATCGGGTGCGTGGAACGCGGGCGCGCTGGCAGCAACTGGCCGTGACCAACGCGGAACAGGCGCTGGGTGCAAGGCTGGCGAACCGTCAACACGTGGCCGCACGCTTCGAAGCGCTGGCAGAAGTCTTGAATCTTGACGAGCCACCCCAACGCCTGGAGTGCTACGACATCAGTCACTCCAGCGGTGAAGCAACGGTTGCTTCCTGCGTGGTGTTCGGTCCGGAAGGGGCGATCAAATCGGATTATCGCCGCTACAACATCGAAGGCGTAACGGCCGGCGATGATTATGCCGCCATGCATCAGGCCCTGACTCGACGCTTCAGCAAACTGAAGGACGGAGAGGGCAAGTTGCCGGATATTCTGCTGGTGGACGGAGGCAAGGGGCAGTTGTCGATGGCGCGTGATGTGCTCAACGAACTGGCTGTGTCGGATCTGATTCTGCTGGGGGTCGCGAAGGGGGCCACGCGCAAGGCCGGATTCGAGACTTTGTATCTGAATGATGCAGCAAACGAGTTCACCTTGCGGGGGGATTCGCCGGCGCTGCATCTGATCCAGCAGATTCGTGACGAGGCCCACCGCTTTGCAATCACGGGCCACCGCGCGCGGCGCGGCAAGACTCGCCGCACGTCGACGCTGGAAGGCGTTGCGGGCGTTGGGCCGACCCGTCGTCGGGACTTGTTGAAACATTTTGGTGGATTGCAGGAGCTGTCTCGTGCAAGCATCGAAGAGATCGCCAAAGCACCGGGGATCAGCAAAAAGCTAGCAGAGTCGATTTATGCAAACCTGCATAGTGAGTAG
- the gacA gene encoding response regulator transcription factor GacA: MIRVLVVDDHDLVRTGITRMLADIDGLQVVGQAESGEESLIKARELKPDVVLMDVKMPGIGGLEATRKLLRSHPDIKVVAVTVCEEDPFPTRLLQAGAAGYLTKGAGLPEMVQAIRLVFAGQRYISPQIAQQLAIKSFQPTNDSPFDALSEREIQIALMIVGCQKVQIISDKLCLSPKTVNTYRYRIFEKLSISSDVELTLLAVRHGMVDASL; this comes from the coding sequence TTGATTAGGGTGCTAGTGGTCGACGACCATGATCTCGTTCGTACAGGCATTACACGGATGCTGGCCGATATCGATGGCTTGCAGGTGGTAGGCCAGGCCGAGTCCGGGGAAGAATCCCTCATCAAGGCTCGTGAGTTGAAGCCCGACGTAGTGCTGATGGACGTCAAGATGCCGGGCATCGGCGGCCTCGAAGCCACGCGCAAACTGTTGCGAAGTCATCCCGACATCAAAGTGGTCGCGGTCACCGTGTGTGAGGAGGATCCGTTTCCTACACGGTTGTTGCAGGCCGGTGCGGCGGGGTATCTGACCAAGGGTGCAGGATTGCCGGAAATGGTTCAGGCCATTCGCCTGGTGTTCGCCGGCCAGCGCTACATCAGCCCGCAAATTGCCCAGCAACTGGCAATCAAGTCGTTCCAGCCCACCAACGATTCACCGTTCGATGCGTTGTCGGAACGGGAAATCCAGATTGCGCTGATGATTGTCGGCTGTCAGAAGGTGCAGATCATTTCCGACAAGTTATGCCTGTCGCCGAAAACCGTGAATACCTACCGTTACCGGATTTTCGAGAAGCTTTCGATCAGCAGCGATGTCGAACTGACGCTTCTGGCGGTTCGGCACGGCATGGTTGATGCCAGCCTCTGA
- a CDS encoding GNAT family N-acetyltransferase, whose translation MSFELRQATSADLSFVRELTCRNMLRYYIHYDLLWQDEAFDVAWAGRENWLILSEGELMGYFSLSRDARALYIRELQIVESAQCQGAGSWAIDQVIAMARLERRPALRLTVFRNNPAQNLYRRKGMFVQGEDECFLRMQLDFSTPVL comes from the coding sequence ATGAGTTTTGAGTTACGCCAGGCAACATCCGCCGACCTGTCGTTTGTGCGAGAGCTGACTTGCCGAAACATGCTCCGCTACTACATTCACTATGACCTGCTGTGGCAGGACGAGGCATTTGATGTCGCCTGGGCCGGGCGCGAAAACTGGTTGATCCTTAGTGAAGGCGAATTGATGGGGTATTTCAGTCTGAGTCGTGATGCTCGGGCCCTGTATATCCGCGAATTGCAGATCGTCGAAAGCGCTCAATGCCAGGGCGCGGGATCCTGGGCGATCGATCAGGTTATTGCCATGGCTCGGCTGGAGCGTCGCCCGGCGTTGCGCCTGACGGTGTTCAGGAACAATCCGGCGCAAAACCTGTATCGAAGAAAAGGAATGTTTGTGCAGGGCGAGGACGAGTGTTTCCTGCGAATGCAGCTTGATTTCAGTACACCTGTGCTCTGA
- a CDS encoding 3-deoxy-7-phosphoheptulonate synthase: MNSSVSALPLSTLNSANEALTLRLPSSLQLKQQLPLSNALSNQIVAHRQAVRAILNGEDQRLLVIVGPCSIHDPKSALEYAEKLAQLASEVRESMLLVMRAYVEKPRTTVGWKGLAYDPHLDGSDDMAAGLALSRELMLEMIRLGLPVATELLQPMAAGYFDDLLSWVAIGARTTESQIHREMASGLGMPVGFKNGTDGGVAIAVDAMRSAAHPHRHFGVDSQGHPAIIPTLGNPDTHLVLRGGHQGPNYDRESVSRINSELNRLKIPSRIMVDCSHANSGKDPLRQPDVFNHVLEQRLQGDRSLIGMMLESHLFEGCQPLSESLRYGVSVTDGCLGFEATRQLLLDAAHRMREQTSA, from the coding sequence ATGAACTCGTCCGTTTCTGCTCTTCCACTGTCCACCTTGAACTCTGCCAACGAAGCACTGACCCTGCGTCTGCCAAGTTCGCTGCAGCTCAAGCAGCAACTGCCGCTCAGCAATGCCCTGAGCAATCAAATCGTTGCCCACCGCCAGGCGGTCCGCGCGATTCTCAATGGTGAAGACCAGCGTCTCTTGGTGATCGTCGGCCCCTGCTCGATACACGACCCCAAATCCGCGCTTGAGTACGCCGAAAAACTCGCACAACTGGCCAGCGAAGTCCGTGAGAGCATGTTGCTTGTCATGCGCGCCTACGTAGAAAAACCTCGCACCACCGTCGGCTGGAAAGGCCTGGCATACGACCCTCATCTCGACGGTAGCGACGACATGGCTGCGGGCCTGGCGCTATCGCGCGAACTGATGCTGGAAATGATCCGCCTCGGACTGCCGGTTGCCACTGAACTGCTGCAGCCCATGGCAGCCGGATACTTCGACGATCTGCTGAGCTGGGTCGCCATTGGCGCCCGTACCACTGAATCACAGATCCATCGTGAAATGGCCAGCGGTCTCGGCATGCCGGTCGGCTTCAAGAATGGAACCGATGGCGGTGTCGCCATTGCCGTCGATGCGATGCGCTCGGCAGCTCATCCCCATCGCCATTTCGGCGTAGATAGCCAAGGCCATCCGGCAATCATCCCGACACTCGGCAATCCGGATACGCATCTGGTGTTGCGGGGCGGACATCAGGGGCCGAACTACGACCGTGAAAGCGTTTCCAGGATCAACAGCGAATTGAACCGACTGAAAATCCCGAGCCGTATAATGGTCGACTGCAGCCACGCCAACAGCGGCAAGGACCCGCTTCGCCAGCCCGACGTGTTCAATCATGTACTGGAGCAGCGCTTGCAGGGCGACCGTTCTCTGATCGGCATGATGCTTGAATCGCACCTGTTCGAAGGATGCCAACCCCTGAGCGAGTCCCTTCGTTACGGCGTTTCGGTTACCGATGGCTGCCTCGGGTTCGAGGCCACGAGACAATTACTGCTGGACGCCGCACACCGTATGCGGGAACAGACTTCGGCCTGA
- a CDS encoding esterase/lipase family protein: protein MLLNATTNHPILLVHGLFGFERIGPFELFHDVKQALKAVGAQVFVPHLSAIHDNEIRGEQLLSQIHSVLRGTGATKVNLIGHSQGALAARYAAALAPHNVASVTSVSGPNHGSELADFLRKALIPGRLPEVVAQNVATRFADFLSQLSGHATLPHNALAALAALTTEGVGNFNDKYPQGLPTAWGGHGAEWVNGVRYYSWSGVVPELEEPSLGPVQEICSALSEYFVTELAQNDGFVGRFSSHLGTVIRSDYPLDHLQTLRRATGQHAMVNDSISLYVEHALRLQAANL, encoded by the coding sequence ATGCTACTAAATGCGACAACCAACCATCCTATTCTTTTGGTGCATGGCCTGTTCGGATTCGAGCGCATTGGCCCGTTCGAACTGTTCCACGACGTCAAGCAGGCGCTCAAGGCCGTCGGCGCGCAGGTGTTTGTGCCTCATCTGTCGGCCATCCATGACAATGAAATACGCGGGGAGCAACTGCTCTCGCAAATCCACTCTGTGTTGAGAGGCACAGGCGCGACCAAAGTCAACCTGATCGGTCACAGTCAAGGCGCACTCGCGGCACGCTATGCTGCTGCGCTAGCCCCACACAACGTTGCGTCCGTTACGTCTGTCAGCGGACCAAACCACGGTTCGGAACTGGCGGACTTCCTGCGCAAGGCGCTGATACCTGGAAGACTGCCGGAGGTCGTGGCACAGAACGTGGCAACACGGTTTGCCGACTTCCTCTCCCAGCTCAGCGGGCATGCAACATTGCCGCACAACGCACTGGCTGCGCTGGCTGCCCTGACGACAGAAGGGGTTGGCAACTTCAATGACAAGTATCCGCAGGGTCTGCCCACGGCCTGGGGCGGTCACGGTGCCGAGTGGGTGAATGGTGTTCGCTATTACTCCTGGAGCGGTGTTGTACCGGAACTCGAGGAGCCGTCACTCGGCCCGGTACAGGAGATCTGCAGCGCCCTGTCGGAGTACTTCGTTACAGAGCTCGCCCAGAACGACGGGTTTGTCGGTCGCTTCAGTTCTCACCTGGGTACCGTGATCCGCTCCGACTACCCCCTCGACCATTTGCAAACGCTGCGGCGGGCCACCGGACAACATGCCATGGTGAACGACTCGATAAGTCTCTATGTCGAGCATGCCTTGCGCCTTCAAGCCGCTAATCTGTAG
- a CDS encoding peptidylprolyl isomerase: MAKATARHILVSSEAKCNELKAQIEGGADFAEVAKANSTCPSSRQGGDLGSFGPGQMVKEFDTVVFSAPINVVQGPVKTQFGYHLLEVTSRQD, translated from the coding sequence ATGGCTAAAGCCACTGCCCGCCACATCCTGGTTTCCAGCGAAGCCAAGTGCAACGAACTCAAAGCCCAGATTGAAGGTGGCGCCGATTTCGCCGAAGTGGCCAAGGCCAACTCCACCTGCCCGTCCAGCCGTCAGGGCGGCGATCTGGGTTCGTTCGGTCCTGGCCAGATGGTCAAGGAATTCGACACCGTGGTATTCAGCGCGCCGATCAACGTCGTGCAAGGCCCGGTGAAGACCCAGTTCGGCTACCACCTGCTGGAAGTCACCAGCCGTCAGGACTGA
- a CDS encoding extracellular solute-binding protein: MRLAFPTLMFTAVTLLLGITGVDAAPQHAMTVYGEPAKYPPGFSHFDYTNVRAPKGGTMRRSAVEIGHFDHVLPYIDKGIGVSQIDGLLYSPLAQRSLDEPYTVYGLVAQKMERSDDGLSLRFFINPKARFADGKPITAEDVRYTYDLLMTQGSLRYRTQFADVKGVEVEAPLTVRFDFKSNENRTLPLDIATLPVFPEHWWKTRDFAGGGGYEPPLGSGPYRVGKVDSGRSITFERNPDWWGKDLPVSRGLYNFDHFSIEYFGDTDVARQVLRGGAYDYNREFSATGYSIGYDSPALSDGRLQKAHLATEAPQSAQGFVFNLQKPMFQDRRVRQALAMLWDFEWSNRQMMRNMYIRQQSYFSNSDLAARQLPDAAELKILEPLRGQIPDEVFTQVFEAPKTDGSGIIRDKQLQALELLEQAGWKPDGDQLVNDRGEPLSFTFLVSQNGMDRLLLPYKRTLKQIGINLDIRRIDSSQYVNRLMSRDYDMIVTGYPVTTSPGGELLNYFGSASANDPGANNYMVLKNPAVDTLINGLIRASTQADMLRYAHALDRVLQWNYYWIPNYYPPGTSTVWWNRFGIPTVQASNDEAIESWWEISSTPLTNQQMTAEKISRGRPGGPH, encoded by the coding sequence ATGCGACTGGCTTTCCCGACATTGATGTTCACTGCCGTGACCCTGCTGCTGGGGATCACCGGTGTGGACGCCGCACCGCAGCATGCGATGACCGTCTATGGCGAACCGGCAAAGTACCCGCCCGGCTTCAGTCACTTCGATTACACCAACGTCCGGGCGCCCAAAGGCGGGACGATGCGCCGCTCCGCCGTCGAAATCGGCCACTTCGACCATGTTCTTCCCTATATCGACAAAGGCATCGGCGTCAGCCAGATCGACGGCCTGCTGTACTCCCCGCTCGCCCAGCGCTCGCTCGACGAGCCCTACACCGTATATGGCCTGGTGGCGCAGAAAATGGAACGCTCGGATGATGGCCTGTCCTTGCGCTTCTTCATCAATCCCAAGGCCCGCTTCGCCGATGGCAAGCCGATCACCGCCGAAGACGTGCGCTACACCTATGACTTGCTGATGACCCAGGGCAGCCTGCGTTATCGCACCCAGTTTGCCGACGTCAAAGGCGTCGAAGTCGAAGCCCCGCTCACCGTGCGTTTCGACTTCAAGAGCAACGAAAACCGCACCCTGCCACTGGACATCGCGACCCTGCCGGTATTTCCCGAGCATTGGTGGAAGACCCGGGACTTCGCCGGTGGTGGCGGCTATGAACCGCCGCTGGGCAGCGGCCCGTATCGGGTCGGCAAGGTCGATTCCGGGCGCAGCATCACCTTTGAACGCAACCCCGACTGGTGGGGCAAGGACCTGCCGGTCAGCCGTGGCCTGTACAACTTCGATCACTTCAGTATCGAGTACTTCGGCGACACCGACGTCGCCCGCCAGGTCCTGCGCGGCGGCGCCTACGACTACAACCGTGAATTCTCCGCCACCGGCTATTCCATCGGTTATGACAGCCCTGCCCTGAGCGACGGTCGCCTGCAAAAGGCTCATCTGGCCACCGAAGCGCCGCAGTCGGCCCAGGGTTTCGTGTTCAACCTGCAAAAGCCGATGTTCCAGGATCGCCGTGTTCGTCAGGCACTGGCCATGCTCTGGGACTTCGAATGGAGCAACCGGCAGATGATGCGCAATATGTACATCCGCCAGCAGAGTTACTTTTCCAACAGTGATCTGGCCGCCCGCCAGTTGCCGGACGCCGCCGAGCTGAAGATTCTCGAACCCTTGCGCGGACAGATTCCCGACGAAGTGTTCACCCAGGTCTTCGAAGCACCGAAGACCGATGGCAGCGGCATTATCCGTGACAAACAACTGCAAGCGCTGGAGCTGCTGGAACAAGCGGGCTGGAAACCCGATGGCGACCAGTTGGTCAACGACCGTGGCGAGCCGCTGAGCTTTACCTTCCTGGTCAGCCAGAACGGCATGGACCGTCTGCTGCTGCCCTACAAACGCACCCTGAAACAGATCGGCATCAACCTCGACATCCGCCGCATCGATTCCTCGCAGTACGTCAATCGCCTGATGAGTCGTGACTACGACATGATTGTCACCGGTTACCCGGTCACCACCTCCCCCGGCGGCGAGCTGTTGAACTACTTCGGTTCGGCTTCGGCCAACGATCCCGGCGCCAACAATTACATGGTGCTGAAGAACCCGGCGGTCGACACCTTGATCAACGGTCTGATCCGCGCCTCGACCCAGGCCGACATGCTGCGTTATGCCCATGCGCTGGATCGGGTGCTGCAATGGAACTACTACTGGATTCCCAACTATTACCCGCCGGGCACGTCCACCGTGTGGTGGAACCGTTTCGGCATTCCCACCGTGCAGGCGAGCAATGACGAAGCGATCGAGAGCTGGTGGGAAATCAGCAGCACGCCGCTGACCAACCAGCAGATGACGGCCGAGAAAATCAGCCGTGGCAGACCCGGAGGGCCGCACTGA
- a CDS encoding microcin C ABC transporter permease YejB, which produces MWAYILRRLLLIIPTLVIILLVNFVIIQAAPGGPVEQAIAHLQGIGGASVGGGASETMSGTSRASRGLDPQLIKDIEKQYGFDKPAHERLWLMLKNYALLDFGKSFFRGATVTDLILQKMPVTISLGLWATLITYLVSIPLGIRKAVHHGSHFDIWSSTAIIIGYAMPAFLFAMFLIVVFAGGTSLNWFPVRGLVSDNFESLSTLGKITDYFWHLVLPVTALVIGGFATLTILTKNSFLNEITRQYVVTARAKGLSENRVLYGHVFRNAMLLVVSGIPQAFISVFFAGSLLIEVIFSLDGLGRMSYEAAVSRDYPVVFGSLFIFTLFGLLIKLIGDLCYTLVDPRIDFAARNA; this is translated from the coding sequence ATGTGGGCTTACATACTGCGGCGTCTGCTGCTGATCATCCCGACGCTGGTGATCATTCTGCTGGTCAACTTCGTGATCATCCAGGCCGCGCCGGGTGGTCCGGTGGAACAGGCCATCGCCCACTTGCAGGGGATCGGCGGCGCCAGTGTCGGCGGCGGCGCAAGCGAGACCATGAGCGGCACCTCCCGCGCCAGTCGCGGCCTCGATCCACAGTTGATCAAGGACATCGAAAAACAGTACGGCTTCGACAAGCCGGCCCATGAACGCCTGTGGCTGATGCTCAAGAACTACGCGCTACTGGATTTCGGCAAGAGCTTCTTCCGCGGCGCCACGGTCACCGACCTGATCCTGCAGAAAATGCCGGTGACCATTTCCCTCGGACTGTGGGCGACGCTGATCACTTACCTGGTGTCGATCCCGCTGGGCATCCGCAAAGCCGTGCACCACGGCAGTCATTTCGATATCTGGAGCAGCACGGCGATCATCATCGGCTACGCCATGCCGGCATTTCTGTTCGCGATGTTCCTGATCGTGGTGTTCGCCGGCGGCACGTCGCTGAACTGGTTTCCGGTGCGCGGGCTGGTGTCCGACAACTTCGAATCCCTGTCGACCCTGGGCAAGATCACCGACTACTTCTGGCACCTTGTGCTGCCGGTCACGGCGCTGGTGATCGGCGGTTTCGCGACCCTGACCATCCTCACCAAGAACTCGTTCCTCAATGAAATCACCCGCCAGTACGTGGTCACCGCGCGCGCCAAAGGCCTGAGCGAAAACCGGGTGCTGTATGGGCATGTGTTCCGCAACGCAATGCTGCTGGTGGTGTCGGGCATTCCCCAGGCGTTCATCAGCGTGTTCTTCGCCGGTTCGTTGCTGATCGAAGTGATCTTCTCCCTCGACGGTCTTGGGCGCATGAGTTACGAAGCGGCCGTATCCCGTGACTATCCGGTGGTGTTTGGCTCGCTGTTCATCTTCACCCTGTTCGGCCTACTGATAAAACTGATCGGCGACCTGTGCTACACCCTGGTCGACCCGCGCATCGACTTCGCCGCGAGGAATGCCTGA